Proteins from a genomic interval of Thermoanaerobaculia bacterium:
- a CDS encoding arylesterase, with product MTTTARREKIFLDEKLGAGRNDPETGRRSGGFGRHRRLVRVALGLGWLALASGVSGCRNEAGSAPEPSPVPAASVTAAPAPVAADAAGPTVVFLGDSLTAGLGLGEEAAYPALVGKLLAERGRPVRIVNAGVSGDTSAGGLARLDWLLSLQPDFLVVALGANDGLRGQPVASIEANLREIVRRGSAAGAQVVLAGMKMPPNYGPEYTRDFEAVYTRLARELDLPFLPFLLEGVAADPQLNQEDGIHPTAEGQRRISLLVAELLQPLVESPSGAATAP from the coding sequence ATGACTACGACGGCGCGGCGCGAAAAGATCTTTCTGGACGAGAAGCTGGGAGCCGGCAGGAACGACCCGGAGACCGGTCGAAGGAGTGGAGGGTTCGGACGCCATCGCCGGCTCGTGCGAGTGGCGCTGGGGTTGGGGTGGCTCGCGCTCGCCTCCGGGGTGAGCGGCTGCCGGAACGAGGCCGGGTCCGCTCCGGAGCCCTCCCCGGTGCCGGCGGCGAGCGTCACGGCGGCGCCGGCGCCGGTCGCTGCGGATGCCGCCGGTCCGACGGTGGTCTTTCTCGGCGACAGTCTGACGGCGGGGCTGGGACTCGGTGAGGAGGCAGCCTACCCGGCGCTCGTGGGGAAGCTCCTCGCGGAGCGCGGCCGGCCGGTGCGGATCGTCAACGCAGGAGTCTCGGGGGACACGAGCGCCGGTGGTCTCGCCCGCCTCGACTGGCTGCTGTCGCTGCAACCGGATTTTCTCGTGGTCGCGCTCGGTGCCAACGACGGACTGCGCGGCCAGCCGGTGGCATCGATCGAGGCCAACCTGCGGGAGATCGTGCGCCGGGGGAGCGCCGCCGGGGCGCAGGTGGTGCTCGCCGGCATGAAAATGCCGCCCAACTACGGCCCGGAGTACACGCGCGACTTCGAAGCCGTCTATACGCGCCTGGCGCGCGAGCTCGACTTGCCGTTCCTCCCTTTCCTGCTCGAGGGCGTCGCGGCCGATCCGCAGCTCAATCAGGAGGACGGCATCCACCCCACGGCCGAGGGGCAGCGCAGGATCTCGCTGCTCGTCGCCGAGCTTCTGCAGCCACTCGTCGAAAGCCCGTCAGGAGCCGCGACGGCCCCCTGA